The Magnolia sinica isolate HGM2019 chromosome 10, MsV1, whole genome shotgun sequence genome includes a window with the following:
- the LOC131257837 gene encoding disease resistance protein RPM1-like encodes MAEAVLSFFVQKLGEQLVHEVELLTGVHDDVVWIRNELQTMRAFLKDADRRKDREELVEAWITQVRYSVFNAEDAVDEFMIRMDSQCRLRNGHMGCFVFHACFIERLIFRHRFSTQIQKIRKEVKEIQERGDRFGFHTAFQEGKSSIATDNGHRDPGIAAYWVEEADIMGLENDTMKLEKLLLEKEETQQRTIISIVGMGGSGKTTLAKKIYKTAKTSFDCHAWIYVSQSFQKKDILKRILEGFYKSRKEVAPNHGETMDETNIAEMINDYLQGKRYALFLDDIWDTSVWEDVKHALPHEGGSKIIFTTRIENTARPVHEKCSIHRVEPLSHELSWELFQKKAFMKQDTQGTCPPHLVEVGNAMVKRCKGLPLAIVVIGGLMSKKSTDPAEWNDVLENLCWELKDNEDLARLNRALLTSYNYLPFYLKYCFLYCGLFPGDYVIKRKKLICMWVAEGFIKEHQQKTPEEVSSNYFAQLIDRNLLQPVIDEYTGDLIACQVHDLMRDIAIHMLKKEEFAAILTNRRNNFEEAQRRLAIQNTAIDIPGSMRELNPRSILLFNDQEFPSSSFCRMFSKFKLLRVLDLEGTKIKILPNEVGGLIHLRYLSLRRTQIEELPVSLQRLHNLQTLDVRDSHLKGLPTGIEMLTKLRHLKLMKFSKRSEFYKMPKQTASLSNLQTLSGASVDSGFSRELGNLTQLKGLSIGDVKGEDCRQLCDSISQLKWLRSLKIAGQGQDEELNLQELSELIYLEKLYLVCVMKEFPQWVGSHNCLRGIILTNSQFVKDPLITLGQLPNLVVLSLNNAYVGKQICCTSDGFPKLKSMAFIGMKDLEEWSRIEEGTMKSLQHLFIVSCPKLKMLPDGFQHLAAIQLLIFNGMSEEFIKRVRRGGDDHFKVRHIPKIIAIGEDGNQESVWDGEKN; translated from the coding sequence ATGGCTGAGGCCGTTCTTTCATTTTTCGTTCAAAAATTGGGTGAGCAACTCGTCCATGAAGTGGAGCTCCTCACTGGAGTTCATGATGATGTTGTGTGGATCAGGAATGAGCTCCAAACCATGAGAGCTTTCTTAAAGGACGCTGATCGAAGAAAGGACAGGGAGGAACTTGTGGAGGCTTGGATTACCCAAGTAAGGTACTCAGTCTTCAATGCCGAAGATGCAGTTGATGAGTTCATGATCCGAATGGATTCGCAATGCCGTCTTCGGAATGGACACATGGGCTGCTTTGTCTTTCATGCCTGCTTCATCGAGCGGTTGATATTTCGGCACCGATTCAGTACTCAAATTCAAAAGATTAGAAAGGAGGTGAAGGAGATACAAGAAAGAGGCGATCGGTTTGGGTTTCACACTGCATTTCAGGAAGGGAAAAGCTCAATTGCTACAGATAACGGACATCGAGATCCTGGAATTGCTGCTTATTGGGTTGAAGAAGCAGACATCATGGGGCTCGAGAATGACACCATGAAACTCGAGAAATTGTTGCTGGAAAAAGAGGAGACACAGCAGCGTACAATCATCTCGATTGTGGGGATGGGCGGTTCAGGGAAGACGACTCTTGCAAAGAAAATCTACAAAACAGCGAAGACCAGTTTTGATTGCCATGCATGGATTTATGTGTCTCAATCATTCCAAAAGAAGGATATCTTGAAGCGCATTCTTGAAGGATTTTATAAGAGTAGGAAGGAGGTGGCTCCAAATCATGGGGAGACAATGGATGAGACAAACATAGCAGAGATGATCAACGACTACTTGCAAGGAAAAAGGTACGCTCTGTTCCTTGATGATATATGGGATACTAGTGTTTGGGAAGATGTGAAACATGCTTTGCCTCATGAGGGTGGAAGCAAGATCATCTTCACCACTCGCATTGAAAATACAGCCCGTCCTGTCCATGAGAAGTGCTCTATACACAGAGTAGAGCCATTATCTCATGAATTGTCTTGGGAACTCTTCCAAAAAAAGGCATTTATGAAGCAAGACACTCAGGGAACTTGCCCGCCACACTTAGTCGAAGTGGGAAATGCCATGGTCAAAAGATGCAAAGGGTTACCACTCGCCATTGTGGTAATTGGTGGCCTCATGTCAAAGAAGAGCACTGATCCAGCTGAATGGAATGACGTGCTTGAAAATCTTTGTTGGGAACTGAAAGATAATGAAGATCTTGCAAGATTAAATCGAGCCCTGTTAACGAGTTACAACTATTTACCTTTTTACCTCAAATATTGTTTCTTGTATTGTGGTCTATTTCCTGGGGATTATGTGATTAAGAGAAAGAAGCTGATTTGCATGTGGGTGGCCGAGGGCTTCATTAAGGAACATCAACAGAAGACACCTGAAGAAGTTTCAAGTAATTACTTTGCTCAGCTCATTGATAGGAACCTACTCCAACCTGTCATTGATGAGTACACGGGCGATTTGATAGCGTGTCAAGTGCATGACCTCATGCGTGACATTGCTATTCACATGCTTAAGAAGGAAGAATTCGCAGCAATCCTAACAAACCGAAGAAATAATTTCGAAGAAGCACAGCGTCGGTTGGCCATCCAAAACACTGCAATTGATATTCCAGGAAGCATGCGTGAATTGAATCCTCGGTCAATTCTTCTATTTAACGACCAGGAATTTCCCTCTTCCTCTTTCTGTAGAatgttttcaaaattcaaattattGAGGGTATTAGATCTAGAAGGCACTAAGATAAAGATTTTGCCGAATGAAGTTGGAGGGTTGATTCACTTACGGTATTTGAGCTTGAGGAGGACACAGATTGAGGAACTACCTGTTTCATTGCAAAGACTGCACAACCTACAGACGCTGGACGTTAGAGATTCCCACTTGAAAGGTTTACCCACTGGAATAGAGATGCTTACAAAGTTGAGGCATCTTAAGTTGATGAAATTTTCTAAAAGAAGTGAATTCTATAAAATGCCTAAGCAAACAGCCAGTTTAAGCAACCTCCAAACACTATCAGGTGCATCAGTCGACAGTGGCTTTTCAAGAGAGTTGGGTAACTTAACCCAACTTAAGGGATTATCAATTGGAGACGTAAAAGGGGAAGATTGTAGACAACTATGTGATTCCATTAGTCAGTTGAAATGGTTGCGATCTCTCAAAATAGCGGGCCAGGGGCAAGATGAAGAACTCAATTTACAAGAATTGTCAGAGCTAATTTACCTTGAGAAACTTTATTTGGTATGTGTGATGAAAGAGTTTCCCCAATGGGTTGGTTCACACAACTGTCTCCGGGGGATAATACTGACGAATAGCCAATTTGTGAAAGATCCGCTCATTACCCTTGGACAGTTACCCAATCTGGTTGTCCTGAGTCTCAATAATGCGTACGTGGGGAAGCAGATTTGTTGCACGTCTGATGGATTTCCGAAGCTCAAAAGCATGGCATTCATAGGTATGAAAGATTTGGAAGAGTGGAGTAGAATAGAGGAGGGTACAATGAAATCTCTGCAGCATCTGTTTATCGTCAGTTGTCCAAAGCTAAAGATGCTCCCAGATGGCTTTCAGCACCTCGCTGCCATCCAACTACTAATTTTCAACGGCATGTCAGAAGAATTTATAAAGAGGGTAAGGAGAGGCGGTGATGACCAtttcaaagtgcgccacatcccTAAAATTATTGCAATAGGTGAAGATGGTAATCAGGAATCAGTCTGGGATGGAGAAAAGAACTAA